In Burkholderia contaminans, the following proteins share a genomic window:
- a CDS encoding quinone oxidoreductase family protein → MRSIRFDAPAADIESLDARVREIDPPVPADGQMLIEVRAAGVNPSDVKAALGRMPHAVWPRTPGRDWAGIVRSGPDGWIGAPVWGSGGDLGVHRDGSHAEWLVLDAALVRRKPAVLTLDEAAGVGVPFVTAYEGLRRAGMPKAGDVVLVFGANGKVGQAAIQLATAHGATVIGVERSAGGYRGHASGDVRMIDASKEPVADAVRAATGGHGADIVYNTVGSPYFEAANASMAIGARQIFISTIDRSVPFDIFAFYRGQHTFVGVDSLQLDGATVAQILDTLAPGFGNGTLRPFPIGDDYVYPLERAHDAYRAVLAGARERVILKP, encoded by the coding sequence ATGCGCAGCATCCGCTTCGACGCCCCCGCCGCCGACATCGAGTCGCTCGACGCGCGGGTCAGGGAAATCGACCCGCCCGTACCGGCCGACGGCCAGATGCTGATCGAGGTGCGCGCGGCCGGCGTGAACCCGAGCGACGTGAAGGCCGCGCTCGGCCGCATGCCGCACGCGGTGTGGCCGCGCACGCCCGGGCGTGACTGGGCCGGCATCGTGCGCAGCGGCCCGGACGGCTGGATCGGCGCGCCGGTGTGGGGCTCGGGCGGCGATCTCGGCGTGCATCGCGACGGCTCGCACGCGGAGTGGCTCGTGCTCGACGCGGCCCTGGTGCGCCGCAAGCCCGCCGTGCTGACGCTCGACGAAGCGGCCGGCGTCGGCGTGCCGTTCGTCACCGCCTATGAAGGCTTGCGCCGCGCCGGCATGCCGAAGGCCGGCGACGTCGTGCTCGTGTTCGGCGCGAACGGGAAAGTCGGCCAGGCGGCGATCCAGCTCGCGACCGCGCACGGCGCGACCGTGATCGGCGTCGAGCGCAGCGCCGGCGGCTATCGCGGCCACGCATCGGGCGACGTGCGCATGATCGACGCGTCGAAAGAACCGGTGGCCGACGCGGTACGCGCGGCCACCGGCGGCCACGGCGCGGACATCGTCTACAACACGGTCGGCAGCCCGTACTTCGAAGCGGCGAACGCGTCGATGGCGATCGGCGCGCGGCAGATCTTCATCTCGACGATCGACCGCAGCGTGCCGTTCGACATCTTCGCGTTCTATCGCGGCCAGCACACGTTCGTGGGCGTCGATTCGCTGCAGCTCGACGGCGCCACGGTGGCGCAGATCCTCGACACGCTCGCGCCGGGCTTCGGCAACGGCACGCTGCGCCCGTTCCCGATCGGCGACGACTACGTGTACCCGCTCGAGCGCGCACACGACGCGTATCGCGCGGTGCTGGCCGGTGCGCGCGAGCGCGTCATCCTCAAGCCCTGA
- a CDS encoding transporter encodes MDLIVQTYGADTSGMVCGFRFVPGGSGATLDADAAAAWLRTCREHDAASDDFVWLHFNLAHGASERWMRTHLGLPDSFFEFLHEGSRSTRIEQEDGVLRAIVNDVMFNLELTPSEIATLFVHVERRIMVTARLKPLRSVDTLRACVRDGEQFRSPAELLVHLLRDQADLLSQIMRRTSVDVDRIEDRFLSQRLTSSRIELGAMRRTLTRLQRMLAPEPGSIFRLLAKPPAWLHLQDVQELRESTEEFSLVLADLAGLNERIKLLQEEIGSRLDEQNNRTLFTLTLVTVIALPINIVAGFFGMNVGGVPFSENKHGFWLMVLLVAGFTGLAAWWAFRRRDDR; translated from the coding sequence ATGGACCTGATCGTACAGACTTACGGCGCCGATACGTCCGGCATGGTGTGCGGATTCCGCTTCGTTCCCGGCGGTTCCGGCGCGACGCTCGATGCGGACGCGGCTGCGGCGTGGCTGCGCACGTGCCGCGAGCACGATGCCGCGTCGGACGATTTCGTCTGGCTGCACTTCAATCTCGCGCACGGCGCGAGCGAGCGCTGGATGCGCACGCACCTCGGCCTGCCCGACAGCTTCTTCGAATTCCTCCACGAAGGCTCGCGCTCGACGCGCATCGAGCAGGAAGACGGCGTGCTGCGCGCGATCGTCAACGACGTGATGTTCAACCTCGAACTGACGCCGTCGGAGATCGCGACGCTGTTCGTCCACGTCGAGCGGCGCATCATGGTCACCGCGCGGCTCAAGCCGCTGCGCTCGGTCGACACGCTGCGCGCGTGCGTGCGCGACGGCGAGCAGTTCAGGTCGCCGGCCGAGCTGCTCGTGCACCTGCTGCGCGACCAGGCCGACCTGCTGAGCCAGATCATGCGGCGCACGAGTGTCGACGTCGACCGCATCGAGGATCGCTTCCTGTCGCAGCGGCTCACGTCGAGCCGCATCGAGCTCGGCGCGATGCGCCGCACGCTGACGCGGCTGCAGCGCATGCTCGCGCCCGAGCCCGGGTCGATCTTTCGGCTGCTCGCGAAACCGCCTGCGTGGCTGCATCTGCAAGACGTGCAGGAGCTGCGCGAATCGACCGAGGAGTTCTCGCTGGTGCTGGCCGATCTGGCGGGGCTCAACGAGCGGATCAAGTTGTTGCAGGAAGAGATCGGTTCGCGTCTCGACGAGCAGAACAACCGGACGCTGTTCACGCTGACGCTCGTGACCGTGATCGCGCTGCCGATCAACATCGTCGCCGGTTTCTTCGGGATGAACGTCGGCGGCGTGCCGTTCTCGGAGAACAAGCACGGCTTCTGGCTGATGGTGCTGCTCGTCGCGGGTTTCACGGGGCTCGCCGCATGGTGGGCGTTCCGCCGGCGCGACGATCGCTAG